A region from the Candidatus Binatia bacterium genome encodes:
- a CDS encoding ABC transporter permease, with amino-acid sequence MSYLAAHPQRVAALAAAHLELVGLALLAALLVAVPLGIFAARSPRVAPWLLGALGAIYTIPSLALLAVLVQAFGLGFAPIFVALVVYAQFMLTRNVVAGIHGVDRAQVDAARGLGMSASEVLLRVEFPQALPVLIGGVRIASVAMISIATLGGYVGGVGLGVLIFNGLTLHQPQMIVAGSLAACAIAIGVDAVLRAAERAAR; translated from the coding sequence GTGAGTTATCTCGCAGCGCATCCGCAGCGCGTCGCTGCGCTCGCCGCGGCGCATCTCGAGTTAGTCGGGCTCGCGCTGCTCGCGGCGCTCCTCGTCGCGGTGCCGCTCGGCATCTTCGCGGCGCGCAGCCCGCGGGTCGCGCCGTGGCTGCTCGGGGCGCTCGGCGCGATCTACACGATTCCGAGCCTCGCGCTGCTCGCGGTGCTCGTCCAGGCCTTCGGCCTGGGGTTCGCACCGATCTTCGTCGCGCTCGTCGTCTACGCGCAGTTCATGCTGACGCGCAACGTCGTGGCCGGCATCCACGGAGTGGATCGCGCGCAGGTGGACGCGGCGCGCGGTCTCGGCATGTCGGCGAGCGAGGTGCTGTTGCGCGTCGAGTTTCCCCAGGCGCTGCCGGTGCTGATCGGCGGCGTTCGGATCGCGTCGGTCGCGATGATATCCATCGCGACCCTCGGCGGCTACGTCGGCGGCGTCGGCCTCGGGGTGCTGATCTTCAACGGGCTGACGCTCCACCAGCCGCAGATGATCGTTGCCGGAAGCCTCGCTGCCTGCGCGATCGCGATCGGCGTCGACGCAGTATTGCGAGCCGCCGAACGCGCCGCTAGATAG